DNA from Cyprinus carpio isolate SPL01 chromosome B3, ASM1834038v1, whole genome shotgun sequence:
agagaaaattaccgtacagacaggaggagaagctcgcaggcaatcggggagacgtcaagagatatggcgtactggcgttacattttaaattactatacaaaataattaatcagaatacttactcctgctcactcacgccaaagaacatCCCGCTCAAGCttgccgtctctgcaagattaacgatggcagtttgcacgcacagctactagaagatttacatctgtcagacaggttgctgacgtcatctagcttagtttgagtctgtgcgtcagaaacggaagtgctaaaaatcgctaaaaattggcttcacttgtctcaattgagttccaatggggtcgctgtgtccatttcttttactgtctatggcttAAACCTACCAATGTGCTatctcaaaaacacattctgcAAAATATGGTAATTATCactatcaaaaaaaacaaaaaaacaattgtgtcaatattgcacacccctaaaaTAACTTAGCATcaattttccagattttttttgtttgtatggttaatattaatgtaattgtgaGCAAACTAGGGTTTAACAAAAGGTAACTCGGCCCGCACAAGGGGGCATTTTCTCCAATCCGGCCCTTAACCTAAACTGAGTTTGAAACCCCtggtttaaatgattcagtttaaTCACAATgaatcacttattaacagtgacttgctacCACCCTGgcaatctttatatatatatatatatatatatatatatatatatatatatatatatatatatatatatatatatatatatatatatatatatatatatatttttttttttttaatataattttaaatatcagtattcaacgtttgatgcttaaaatatcaaaacagtaataatgcatttgtaactgcaggtcaaaacattcatgtcctgcattaaacagtgtgtaaacacaTCTAAATGTCCCTTCGAATGCAGCTTCTgagttttctctgcattgcaaagattttgtcaatactgatttcatttgcttggtaacagcccaaattacttattattgtaattgactgattcaatttaaaaatttgaCTTAAAAGATGTTacacactttaagaaaaaaaaagacttaaaataggtaaaaatgcccataaaaggtataGAAATCCAATTAATTGGAAAAGATTACTTTCTATCACTGCTGTAAACTGACCAgtacacagaatatgaagaatatcaaaaactttaggagtcagctgtcaacagtagtccttaagataccagcacaataacacactcagcaaaatattgtctaattatcgttatcaATAAAATCCCATAAAATAttgagatacattttttaaatattgcacacccctaatatatttaacattttatttagaaaaaaaaaatatatatatgagaagTGCCCACATGAGCCcttgcccctcaaaatgtctgtgcacgccCCTGGTCCTGGAAGACTAACCAGTTATCGACACTTATGCCTTTTCAAGCTTTCTGACTTGTTAATAATTCATGTTagtaaaaatgtatgtgaaatgaatgttaaaaatcattacttttaaaaaacttaaaattattacattatatttaaaaatctgtttattatgtacatatgATTTATATGGTCAAATCAcatttgtacagtatatgactagttaaaaattaattgcattaatgtttGTGTCTTATGTGTCATGGACTTTTATGATCAAGGACACTTATGATTTATAATGGAGCGTTTATACGTTATACAagtgtttatattttagattagGGGTTTGATTACATCTCATTTGTAGATCAGAGTGAAAGCATTTGCAGTTTATCACGTGTTATTTGCTCTCAGGGTGGTGGTGTGAGTTTCAAGTGCTTCAGTTAAACACTGACAGATCAAGTGATATGATAAAGTGGGGGTATAAGCATAAAGGGGAATTTTGAAAGCCACCGACTGATATCAGCAAAGAACGCTttaatcttgcaaaaaaaaaagtaacttgtcttttttattattcccCAAAAATCCTAGTTTCATTTAGCATACACATTTCaagatttgaacattttaaattgttttaaaacccTAAAACTGGAAAAAGCAGGAGCAGAATGTTGTGGGTATTGTTTTTTTCAAGCTCTTTTGTTACCATGAGAGTATTTTCACAGCAAGGAGATAAGTCTGAATGCAAAATATTGCGACAGTTTATTATGACTAAGCTTTGCTAATATAAATCATCATCTAAAGTTACAAAGTGCTGTTAAGATCATGTTCCTCATTTGTCAGTTGGTTTGGTGGCACAGGTTATCACTCTGTGGTGAATGGAGATGCGAAGTGTTGATGGCCTCTGGTGGTGAGTTGTGGAAGTTGCAGTGGTGGATGTTAGTGTTTTAAGCGAGGTCCTGTCCGTCGTTCACTGTTGTTTGCAGCTCTGACGAAAGCTTCCTCTGCCACTCAGAGGCTCGTCACTGCTCATATTGTACCTAGCTGAATATTTCTGTTCTgtagaaaacaagaaaaacatccTCTAAGCATGACTCTGACACTGTTGTTAAGAAAATCGGACGGACTCAGGTAATCATCTAGACGCCATATTTATTttaacgaggctgtgagggacagacagactgacttttaaaaatctttacaGTGGCACTAGAAGGTCAcgtaattttcacacaattcacaattttaaaaattgtttaattgagggatttttttgttttgtttttagctgaACAATCAGAATAtgttaaacaacagtaaaaaataaattgaatgaacTCGTTCGTCACAACCTCgtttttctttcaataattaaatatggCACTACTTTGACTAATATTGccattgttttgttgtgttgttattTCTTCACCAGCAAAATTAATTCAGAGGATCTCAAGCAATCTTTCGAAGCAGCTTGACAGTATTAAACAAGTAACAGAATCAGTGATAACTTTCTTTAAATATGAGGCAAATACAACTTCAACAAACAATAGTGTCAGTATTCTGCTCCAGTCAATTAATCTGCTTATCTATATGATTTGAAAattttgaattatgaattaaaacataaatgGAAAGTAGCCTAAATGAAACCACTTCTGAAACTTAAAAAGTAAAagtcttaaaacaaaaaataagtaatttaaagttttacagtttacttaaaattatgattgttttaaagtggttttattCTCTCTTAAATTGGTCATTACGTTTCACACAAATATAActcaacatattttaatttttcaaaacaatgaaGAACATTAATATCCTTTAATGTCAGTGTTTAATATTTTGAGCATAAATGACAAGAACATTGTCCTACCGTCCACTGTCCGTTGGTTCATTTTCCTTCCCGACCTTCTTAACTCTCTCACTTTTTCTATTTTCTCATATCTTTTTTGCTCTTCCTCCAATCTTCCCACCTcttctttctccatttctctgGCCCGTTCCAACACCTTCTCACTGGAGAGCATAGTCTCCCCATTGGTAGCCATCATTTTCTTGATCTTAGCCAGAAGACCAGCCACCTGGTCCTCCCCTGCTTTGGGATTGCTGTACAGAGCACAGAATCGGCCTCCACATTTCACAATCAGCTTGTGTAGCTCGACGTTCAACATCACTTCTTGCTTTAAGGTGGAGCCACGTAACTGCTTTCTGTCTAAGATGGTGAAGAGCACCAAGCTGTAACTCCAGGCTTCTGGACCAAACAGCTCTACATGTTCCTCCACGGCACGACGTTCACGCTGGGAGAACGAGAATGACAGTGGCACCACCAGCAGCAGGGCATGGGCTCCAGGCTGGCACAGACTCATACTTCTCATTATCTCCATCTTCACTGACCATGCAGAGGAGCCATTGACATTGAACCATTCCCAACCTGGGGTGTCAACCACCAGCACCTGCTGTCCTCTCACAAGACCCTGACATGGGAAACTCATTCGGGTCTTTATCCCAACCTCGTCAAAGGCTTTCTTGCCCATAATGGCATTACCAGCAGCACTTTTCCCAGATTCTGTCACTCCAACCAGGACAATTCTCAGTTTAGGACAGTCAGAAAGACAAATGCCTTGTTCTGTGGCTAAAAAGATAAACATGACAAAAGGCAAAATTTAggatttgtgtatttaaattgcatataaaaaatttattaacttCATTGACACAGTtttaacatagaaaaaaaaatattgcatatttttcttGCATAAATATCATGGCATAGTTTATTATAAACTGTTTGCATCTctttgattttatataaataatcacattttcaaaatgagaatgaatttgttcaaaacaattaaatgtattgGAACAATACATAGCTGTGGAACAGGCAATATTCAGTTACTTAGAACATATGCGATTGAAATGAATTAGATTAATTGATGACAAATAAATATTCAGTTACTTAGTTTATTTGtgattgaattgaatttgtttattttgttgagtTAATTAGTTTATGTTGAAACTGTAAATGATGGAAATTGTATATGTAATTCAAATGCAGAAATCCTAAATTTAGGTTTAAATTCTTAGATATTATACAGGTAAAATTATAAAACTCTTTCActgcaaattaatatttcatctccatgcatttatttatttggcatcaGGATTAATTTTACAATCATGACTGTACAGTACATGATAACATGGAAGGGTACagccaaaataaatataatactataGCCATTTAAGGGAAACAGTATAAGCATAAATAATATTCTACCATGTGACATTTCATTTACCATGAACTGTGTAAGTTACGTGACAATTTTATGTTGCTTGGTCTGAATTGgtagcagtaaaaacagtaataaaaaggCTGTATGAATATCACCTGCTGGATATTGAAATTATTGCTCGCTCGataatagtattatataataaGCACACACCAGACTGGTCTGTAGACACTAATTGGttcattaaattttcatttggTGCATGCCTTATTGATTTGGAAGTTTAGGATAGGTCTTTTTCATTAAGTGTTACAAATATCAAACACTAGACCTCTGTTGACATTACCAAACATCTGATGAATAACTTTGGCCTTAATTCACTGCCATGACTACCTATTGACGTCAGAGctgttaggaaaaaaataaataaaaaataattgcagtaatgaaaatattttttggctAAAAGGGCAAAAAACATGTTACTGTACTGCTGGCTGTCACTAAAAAGATCAACACAACAGAATGTGAAATTAACTAATACATGTCTTAAATTTACTATAATCACTGAACAGTCtctttagaaaatgtaataaaattggcAAGTTCtgtataatgaaataaatcaattttcaAGTAATAACACTGATTGTAATAGTCTATGTGTAGTATAGCAGTTATTTGGATTCTTCCTTGACATTTTTGGTTAGTAGAGtgagagaattttatttttaactaactGTAATAGTCTATTTTCTAAATTTCATAACAAATACATCATTTGCATTATAAAACCAGCTACACTGaacaaaccattgcagtctatgTTTTTACCTGTGGTTACAATGATCTTgcaacaaataatacattttaactcATTACTATGCAGTAACTTGTACTTTAGTAAAGGCAGTCTATCCAGAAGAGTGTACTGACCATGACGGTGGGGTATTTCTATAATCTCATCCATTCTGATCCAGTCTGTTCAGTGTTTCTTGGTCAAATGTGCTGCTCTccttacaaaattttcattatttccTGATGACTTGATTGTCACAGCTGAAACGATTGGACTGGGAAGTATTTCATCCGTCTTCTTATCTAAATATTGTTTTCCCTGTATATTGTCAGAGCAGTCCTGTATCACTTCTGATCAGGCTGTGTTTACAGCCTCTTTTACTGTCATACATATCCAAAGTACGAAGTATGAAGACCACACCTGTTGCTTACTAACTTTTATGCTGTTTAagaatttatatatgttatattttcaaATCAATTGACAGTTATTATTCACTTTTAAActagtttttctcaaatataaAGTCATACTTTACCCTACAGTGTTCATATTATTCTGTGTTGAtgtgtaaatatgcatttttagttataataatacagtttaatatGTGATATTGACTCTATATTTTTctatgttattataattaattattaacatcCAACCTGGGCTGAAGAAACAGGTTGACCACTTTTTGCACACTAAATTCTGCTTCCACACTGATTCCAAAGGTCATCTGCTTTTACTGGTTTCTCCTCATTGCATGTGGAAAGAGGTGCAGCATTATAATGGAAAGACTTAACaactatatatgtaaatataagggCTATGTTTTTGTGAAAGGTGAAACCACAGCAGAGTACATAGACTCTCTTCAGCTTTTTGAGATACGTgacagtgatgtttttttttttttttgtgacgtaTCCAAAGTCAGGTACGATTAAGAATTATTTCAAcctttccatttaaaaatgtgtttttcttgacataaattaatttattacactGGGTTTCACCAAGGAGGGGCAATGATTACAGATTCTGTTTACTATGAAAACCTCCAAGGGTACAGAAATTTGTCTATATAGGCACATGTAAGtgttatgccaaaaaaaaagatatatatttatttatttatttttattattattatttttttttttttttctgaacgtGGAAGTCACGTTTGACTCTTAACCGGAAGGATGCTTTGCATTTCCGGTCCCCAGTATTTCTAGTCAAATTAGCATATATTCTATTTAAAGACGGTTACGTGAGTGTTACACGAGTAAGTATagtgacacaaaataaacagtgGCGGTTTTTCTAAGCGGATAAAAATGATGACTATAATGTATGGCGGAAGAGCACTTCGTAGCACTTTGACCTCGGCGCAttaatatcatcactcctgagAGTGGGAGTtttcaggagtgatgatattaatgcaaaatgtaaaatgaataactacttcaataataatgtattattttgtgtgaGCAAAGTAAATGTCAGCCACTTGTTTGGTTGTAAAATCAAA
Protein-coding regions in this window:
- the LOC109082237 gene encoding GTPase IMAP family member 4, with protein sequence MDEIIEIPHRHATEQGICLSDCPKLRIVLVGVTESGKSAAGNAIMGKKAFDEVGIKTRMSFPCQGLVRGQQVLVVDTPGWEWFNVNGSSAWSVKMEIMRSMSLCQPGAHALLLVVPLSFSFSQRERRAVEEHVELFGPEAWSYSLVLFTILDRKQLRGSTLKQEVMLNVELHKLIVKCGGRFCALYSNPKAGEDQVAGLLAKIKKMMATNGETMLSSEKVLERAREMEKEEVGRLEEEQKRYEKIEKVRELRRSGRKMNQRTVDEQKYSARYNMSSDEPLSGRGSFRQSCKQQ